A stretch of Caenorhabditis elegans chromosome IV DNA encodes these proteins:
- the Y38C1AA.19 gene encoding RING-type domain-containing protein (Partially confirmed by transcript evidence), whose amino-acid sequence MSLCRTFFCVKCSQFFDESNQQSRVGVCKHSVCEQCFDRKMSPNCPACNKIDAFKHTNIKFQAIAISDNLSDEPVLSNLHRYKHVNSNSSAEQVNNTRNRATFCNDGTHKTHKISVIENVISFLKRIESLNTLSVISPNMTLFKSTIQF is encoded by the exons ATGTCTTTGTGTCGCACATTTTTCTGTGTGAAGTGTTCACAATTCTTCG atgaaTCAAATCAACAATCTCGTGTTGGAGTATGCAAACATTCGGTTTGTGAGCAATGCTTTGACCGAAAAATGTCTCCGAATTGTCCGGCTTGCAACAAAATAGACGCTTTTAAGCATACAAACATTAAATTTCAAGCGATCGCAATTTCGGATAATCTGTCAGATGAGCCGGTACTTTCGAATTTGCACCGTTACAAACAT gttAACTCAAATAGTTCTGCAGAGCAAGTTAACAATACCCGGAATCGTGCCACATTCTGTAACGATGGAACTCACAAGACACACAAAATCTCCGTGATCGAGAATGTTATctcatttctgaaaagaattgaaagtttaaacACGCTTTCAGTGATCTCGCCTAACATGACTTTATTCAAAAGTACAATTCAGTTTTAA